In Trichomycterus rosablanca isolate fTriRos1 chromosome 20, fTriRos1.hap1, whole genome shotgun sequence, one DNA window encodes the following:
- the kifap3b gene encoding kinesin-associated protein 3b, protein MQADEGQYLKRKVKPGNVDVHPTEKALVVHYEVEACILGENGDSVHEERKDCQKIIRLRSLNAGTDVHSLARKVVEECKLIPLSKLAEVEHLLFYLQNRRTPSGKEKEEKREVRPRELTPFEGMELDEEANINQIDDYVELLYEGTAEKIRGSTLILHLARNPDNLEELLQNETALGALARVLREDWKQSMELATTIVYVFFCFSSFSQFHGLITHYKIGALCMNMVEHELKRYDLWQEELEKRSKACDEDAENQNLRKEQEKAYKKYQSLLMKQEQLLRVALYLLLNLAEDPRTELKMRNKNIIQLLVRALERENEELLVLVVSFLKKLSIFLENKNDMAELDTVEKLARFVPCEHEDLLNVTLRLLLNLSFDTGLRDKMVQVGLLPKLTAMLGSESHKQIVMCILYHISIDDRSKSMFAYTDCIPQLMKMIFEHREERIDSELISFCINLAANKRNAQIICEENGLKMLMKRALKFKDPLMMKMIRNISQHDGPLKQLFLDYVGDLAAQISPEEDEEFVIECLGTLANLTVPDLDWELLLREYNLVPYLKERLKPGSAEDDLILEVVILIGTVSMDDSCAAMLAKSGIIPALIELLNAQQEDDEFVCQIVYVFYQMVFHQATRDVIVKDTQAPAYLIDLMHDKNSEIRKVCDNTLDIIAEYDEQWGSKIQCEKFRWFNSQWLEMVESRETEAEMFLYGEETLEQPDLFYSTDGMPPDAGLSPDPYTQFHSQNGDFSACNGVNLRPPTACGFRPDEAFYH, encoded by the exons ATGCAGGCCGATGAGGGACAATATCTCAAACG GAAAGTGAAGCCAGGGAACGTTGACGTGCACCCCACAGAGAAAGCATTGGTGGTGCATTATGAGGTGGAGGCGTGCATCCTGGGAGAGAACGGAGACTCGGTGCATGAGGAGCGCAAGGACTGCCAGAAGAT AATCCGGCTGAGGAGTCTGAACGCCGGCACTGATGTTCACTCGCTGGCCAGGAAGGTGGTGGAGGAGTGTAAGCTCATCCCCCTGTCCAAATTAGCCGAGGTGGAGCACCTGCTCTTCTACCTGCAGAACCGCAGGACGCCCAGCGGTAAAG AGAAGGAAGAGAAGAGGGAGGTCAGGCCGAGAGAGCTCACCCCCTTCGAGGGAATGGAG CTGGACGAGGAGGCGAACATCAACCAAATCGACGACTACGTGGAGCTGCTGTACGAGGGAACGGCGGAGAAGATCAGAGGCTCGACGCTCATCCTGCACCTCGCCCGAAACCCTGATAACCTGGAGGAACTCCTGCAGAACG AAACGGCGCTGGGCGCTCTGGCTCGCGTGTTGAGAGAGGACTGGAAGCAGAGCATGGAGTTAGCCACCACCATCGTCTACGTCTTCTTCTGCTTCTCCAG TTTCTCTCAGTTCCACGGCCTGATCACGCACTACAAGATCGGCGCTCTGTGCATGAACATGGTGGAACACGAGCTGAAGAGATACGACCTGTGGCAGGAGGAGCTGGAGAAGAGGAGCAAAGCTT GTGATGAAGACGCTGAGAACCAGAACCTGAGGAAGGAGCAGGAGAAAGCTTATAAGAAGTACCAGAGTCTCCTGATGAAGCAGGAGCAGCTGCTCAGAG TGGCTCTGTACCTGCTCCTGAACCTGGCCGAGGACCCCCGCACCGAGCTGAAGATGAGGAACAAGAACATCATACAGCTGCTGGTGAGAGCGCTGGAGCGGGAGAACGAGGAGCTGCTGGTGCTCGTGGTGTCTTTTTTGAAGAAGCTCAGCATCTTCTTGGAGAACAAGAATGACATG gcggAGTTGGACACGGTGGAGAAACTGGCTCGTTTCGTACCGTGTGAACACGAGGACCTGCTGAACGTCACCCTGCGCCTCCTGCTGAACCTCTCGTTTGATACGGGACTGCGCGACAAGATGGTTCAGGTGGGGCTTCTGCCCAAACTCACCGCCATGCTGG GCAGCGAGAGTCATAAGCAGATAGTGATGTGCATCCTGTACCACATCAGCATAGACGATCGGTCCAAATCCATGTTCGCCTACACCGACTGCATCCCTCAG ttgaTGAAGATGATATTTGAACACAGAGAGGAGAGAATTGATTCAGAACTGATTTCCTTCTGTATAAACTTGGCCGCCAACAAGAGGAACGCTCAGATCATCTGTGAAG AAAACGGTCTGAAGATGTTGATGAAGCGAGCGCTGAAGTTCAAGGATCctctgatgatgaagatgatcagGAACATCTCACAGCATGATGGGCCTCTCAAACAGCTCTTCCTG GATTACGTGGGGGACCTGGCGGCTCAGATCAGCCCTGAGGAGGACGAGGAGTTTGTGATCGAATGTTTGGGGACGCTGGCCAACCTGACCGTCCCTGACCTGGACTGGGAGCTGCTGCTCAGAGAGTACAACCTCGTACCCTACCTGAAGGAGCGCCTCAAACCTG gctCAGCAGAGGACGACCTGATCCTGGAGGTGGTCATACTGATCGGCACAGTGTCCATGGACGACTCCTGTGCTGCCATGCTGGCCAAATCGGGCATCATTCCTGCTCTTATAGAGCTTCTGAATG CTCAGCAGGAAGACGATGAGTTTGTGTGCCAGATCGTCTATGTTTTCTACCAGATGGTTTTCCATCAAGCCACCAGAGACGTTATCGTCAAGGACACAC AAGCTCCTGCTTACCTCATCGACCTGATGCACGATAAAAACTCTGAGATCAGGAAGGTGTGTGACAACACGCTGGACATCATCGCT gagtatGACGAGCAGTGGGGCAGTAAGATCCAGTGTGAGAAGTTCCGCTGGTTTAACTCTCAGTGGTTGGAGATGGTGGAGAGCAGAGAGACGGAGGCTGAGATGTTCCTGTATGGAGAAGAAACTCTGGAACAACCAGATCTCTTCTACAGcaccg